In the genome of Bremerella sp. JC817, one region contains:
- a CDS encoding family 10 glycosylhydrolase, translating to MLARLVQGSPGRQHMDVLLRPAIYNLALRCVLLCALVFAVASPAQAQAQGPPPVETIRSTLRVAWGGSSERRWRGTLALTAGKIRLVNLLGMEADEARAVLSSQGRVEINHLTPRIYDGFDIQIEAPAGAQLTIQLSGTGTDQAQPISIPISSLMHQPYQDALDEQGSRILVQRAPGDTIRTDLNRDHLVFAPEETFRATITGYRTNFPPGTSVQVLVKLRPARAGRSIWEKTFTTAVDNRGDIHLGEAIDVEVPVNEGVYELVVLMTEQRLTSLVFASKPTHQRVLQFVVIDPELEFTPSQEDPRPIASFDPTAADWWPRLSKLASYSLWQKSKTSELHNNLTKTIDHNERKWQQLQPTGWHAYPLPIEAIGAPLVVEVEYPSDLPQSLGISIIEPDAAGMITPIGIDSGVEVSPPQPGDKPGELKHQLVFWPRTSTPMLLLTCRDKALPSTYGRISVLAGRPKLGPPASPLETAAAANVEDDRLAIAYWDKPLFSKGFGAPEDLNIASNRSLEDWLTFLEGSNRVIEHLKRVGFNAACISMMSEGGSLYPSPHFRSTPKFDKGLFFDDGRDPFKKDVAELLFRQFDRANLRLIPAMELNSPLVRLEEGRIASLDPNYAAPLNHLGQPAIDRTGVSAGEGAYYNPLDEDVQQAISDLVLDFVSRYGHHPSFSGLALNLDCDGYAVLAGPQWGMDNATLLRFAQSLPAVQQQIFANLPPDLKTRSDWVLEQQWESWLRWRGERMFQLHSRLATIMRSANSNAVLYLNTAGCFHGQHAKKRLTPELPRTATSTDVLLELGIDAKRYRTHPNISLLDTNFVRPRGNPKRGRWYINYQAAREDEVSYADEDNRGVLHFHVPDTLHVAGFDQAKPFGRDGNFTWVASEFIGSGSDARKPLVEHLAQEDDLSIFFGGWTVPMGQDAALHEFLTIYKMLPRGNYHRLNVPQSQPLVIRKLSTGSETTLYFVNPTPWDLNAALTVQLPSDGIVTPLASSEISRGPQPKGEGQWSITIPAYGLIACKVDVYDVAITGAKVYLPTGVMRIMRERLEELALRVRSIRSLPPVALLANGDFEQPATDGLIPAWTLSNQPGTAVGIETQKIYEGNQSLRLKSTGQVVWARSEEIEIPESRRLMLKMHLLNDSPGAQPNLRIVLDGYVGTQNVYRPVSVGAGTPFPLQAEWSEFAYPVLDLPPELETAKIGFDMMGDGNVLVDRVELYDVAFRDSEINQLNKLVTLAYARYQQSEVGDCYRLLNGYWVKYLEKHVPIAPALAQQLEQNRAANVAQRNAPKEEPPPKTWFETFRSYTPRLPRFQ from the coding sequence ATGCTGGCACGACTGGTACAGGGAAGTCCAGGCCGACAGCACATGGATGTCTTGCTCCGTCCCGCGATTTATAACCTCGCGCTGCGGTGTGTCTTGCTCTGTGCGCTCGTTTTCGCCGTCGCTTCGCCCGCCCAAGCTCAGGCTCAAGGGCCTCCGCCGGTGGAAACCATTCGCAGCACCCTCCGGGTTGCCTGGGGTGGTTCGTCGGAACGCCGTTGGCGAGGAACGCTGGCACTAACTGCTGGCAAAATCCGGCTGGTCAATCTGTTAGGGATGGAAGCCGACGAGGCCCGGGCTGTTCTTTCCTCCCAGGGTCGTGTCGAAATCAATCATCTCACGCCGCGCATCTACGACGGGTTCGACATTCAAATCGAAGCCCCCGCCGGCGCTCAACTCACCATTCAGCTTTCTGGCACCGGAACCGATCAGGCCCAGCCGATCTCGATTCCGATCAGTTCGTTGATGCATCAGCCTTACCAGGACGCGCTCGACGAACAAGGTTCGCGTATCCTCGTGCAGCGTGCCCCAGGCGATACGATCCGCACCGATCTTAATCGCGACCACCTGGTCTTCGCTCCGGAAGAAACATTCCGGGCCACCATCACCGGCTATCGCACCAACTTCCCGCCAGGAACGTCGGTGCAAGTTCTCGTGAAACTGCGTCCGGCCAGGGCAGGGCGATCGATCTGGGAAAAGACCTTCACCACTGCAGTCGACAATCGTGGCGACATCCATCTGGGGGAAGCCATCGATGTGGAAGTTCCCGTCAACGAAGGGGTATACGAGCTGGTGGTGTTGATGACCGAGCAGCGACTGACGAGCCTGGTGTTTGCGTCGAAGCCGACGCATCAGCGGGTTCTGCAGTTTGTGGTGATCGATCCGGAATTAGAATTCACACCGAGTCAGGAAGATCCACGGCCGATCGCGTCGTTCGATCCAACCGCCGCCGACTGGTGGCCTCGCTTGTCGAAGCTCGCTTCGTACAGCTTGTGGCAAAAGTCGAAGACTTCCGAACTGCATAACAACCTGACCAAGACAATCGACCACAACGAACGGAAGTGGCAGCAACTTCAGCCGACCGGTTGGCATGCCTATCCGCTACCGATTGAGGCGATCGGGGCACCTTTGGTGGTCGAGGTCGAATACCCGTCCGATCTGCCGCAAAGCCTGGGGATCAGCATCATCGAACCCGACGCCGCCGGCATGATCACGCCGATCGGGATCGACTCAGGCGTCGAGGTTTCGCCGCCGCAGCCAGGCGACAAACCAGGCGAACTAAAGCATCAACTCGTCTTCTGGCCACGCACTTCCACCCCGATGTTGCTGCTAACCTGTCGCGACAAGGCTTTGCCGTCGACTTATGGTCGGATCAGCGTTCTGGCCGGTCGGCCTAAGTTGGGGCCGCCTGCCTCGCCGCTGGAAACAGCCGCCGCCGCGAATGTGGAAGACGACCGACTGGCGATTGCTTACTGGGACAAGCCACTCTTCTCGAAAGGGTTCGGTGCTCCGGAAGATTTGAACATCGCCTCCAATCGTTCGCTCGAAGATTGGCTTACCTTCCTGGAAGGAAGCAATCGCGTGATCGAACATCTGAAGCGAGTCGGGTTCAACGCCGCTTGCATCAGCATGATGAGCGAAGGTGGTTCGCTGTACCCCAGCCCCCACTTCCGCTCGACGCCGAAGTTCGACAAAGGTTTGTTCTTCGACGATGGACGAGATCCGTTCAAGAAAGATGTTGCCGAGTTGCTCTTCCGTCAGTTCGATCGCGCTAATCTCCGCTTGATTCCGGCGATGGAGTTGAACTCCCCGCTGGTTCGCTTGGAAGAAGGCCGGATCGCTTCGCTCGATCCGAACTACGCCGCTCCGCTGAATCATCTTGGCCAGCCCGCGATCGACCGCACCGGCGTCTCGGCAGGCGAAGGGGCCTACTACAATCCACTCGATGAGGACGTACAACAGGCGATCAGCGACCTGGTGCTCGACTTCGTTTCGCGTTACGGCCATCACCCGTCGTTCTCGGGCTTGGCGTTGAACTTGGACTGCGATGGCTATGCCGTCCTGGCCGGGCCGCAGTGGGGCATGGATAACGCCACGCTGCTTCGCTTCGCCCAGAGTCTGCCGGCGGTGCAGCAGCAGATCTTCGCGAACCTGCCACCCGATTTGAAGACCCGCAGCGACTGGGTACTCGAACAGCAATGGGAGAGCTGGCTCCGCTGGCGTGGCGAACGGATGTTCCAGTTGCATTCTCGCTTGGCAACCATCATGCGAAGTGCCAACTCGAATGCAGTGCTCTACCTGAATACGGCTGGCTGTTTCCATGGGCAACATGCCAAGAAGCGTCTGACGCCAGAACTGCCACGCACGGCGACTTCGACCGATGTTCTGTTGGAACTGGGCATCGACGCGAAACGCTATCGCACACATCCCAACATTTCGCTTCTCGATACCAACTTCGTTCGCCCGCGTGGCAATCCGAAGCGAGGCCGCTGGTACATCAATTACCAGGCAGCCCGTGAAGACGAAGTCTCTTACGCCGACGAAGACAATCGCGGCGTGTTGCATTTTCATGTCCCTGATACGCTGCACGTGGCAGGCTTCGATCAAGCCAAGCCATTTGGTCGCGATGGTAACTTCACTTGGGTTGCCTCCGAGTTCATCGGCAGCGGATCGGACGCACGCAAACCGCTGGTCGAGCATCTGGCGCAAGAGGATGACTTATCGATCTTCTTCGGCGGCTGGACGGTGCCGATGGGACAAGACGCGGCGTTGCACGAGTTCCTGACGATCTACAAGATGCTGCCACGCGGCAACTATCATCGCTTGAACGTTCCTCAATCGCAGCCGCTGGTGATTCGCAAGCTTTCGACCGGATCGGAAACGACGCTGTACTTCGTCAATCCAACTCCGTGGGACTTGAACGCCGCACTAACGGTTCAGTTGCCGAGCGATGGTATCGTCACGCCACTCGCTTCCAGTGAGATCTCGCGCGGGCCTCAACCCAAAGGGGAAGGGCAGTGGAGTATCACGATTCCGGCGTACGGTCTGATTGCCTGTAAGGTCGATGTTTACGACGTCGCGATCACTGGCGCGAAGGTCTACTTGCCGACCGGCGTGATGCGAATCATGCGAGAACGATTGGAAGAGCTGGCCCTACGAGTACGCAGCATTCGCTCGCTGCCACCGGTCGCGCTGCTGGCCAATGGCGACTTCGAGCAACCAGCGACCGATGGTCTAATTCCAGCGTGGACGCTCAGTAATCAGCCCGGCACGGCGGTTGGGATCGAGACGCAGAAGATCTATGAAGGCAATCAGTCGCTCCGGCTGAAGAGTACCGGTCAGGTCGTTTGGGCCCGGAGTGAAGAGATTGAAATCCCGGAAAGCCGCCGGCTGATGCTGAAGATGCATCTGCTGAACGACTCTCCTGGTGCCCAGCCGAATCTGCGAATCGTGCTCGATGGTTACGTCGGCACGCAGAACGTTTATCGCCCGGTCTCGGTCGGCGCCGGCACGCCATTTCCGCTGCAGGCCGAATGGAGCGAGTTCGCCTACCCGGTGCTCGATCTTCCGCCGGAACTGGAAACCGCTAAGATCGGCTTCGACATGATGGGGGACGGCAACGTGCTGGTCGACCGGGTCGAACTGTACGACGTGGCGTTCCGCGACAGCGAGATCAATCAGCTCAACAAACTGGTGACGCTGGCCTATGCTCGCTACCAACAGTCCGAAGTGGGCGATTGTTACCGATTGCTCAATGGCTATTGGGTGAAGTATTTGGAGAAGCACGTCCCGATCGCTCCGGCGTTGGCCCAGCAGCTCGAACAGAATCGAGCCGCCAACGTTGCCCAGCGAAATGCTCCGAAAGAAGAGCCGCCGCCGAAGACCTGGTTCGAGACCTTCCGCAGCTACACGCCGCGCCTGCCTCGCTTCCAATAG
- a CDS encoding sulfatase-like hydrolase/transferase — MRRALVLVVDGWGAGFLGCYGNSWLDTPALDQWACQSVLFEQCISECPDPLVLYPHLFGGTHPLGSQDESGLMTALADADVPVHLLTDDPRLAVLRDTTRLASVETFPEVAEVAAGSAEETTLARFASVLLDWLEEPAREEVIWAHMLGMLGPWDAPYSYRQDLADEEDPAPPEIVQPPFERENREFDSDHVLGITQAYAGQVTVLDMLLGEILATIEELPADKQPLVVLTSTGGYPLGLHGQIGRVEDGPVRLYSDTLHVPLLVRRPDAVEGLTRCLGIARLGDVLPTIVESFGLEVAPQDGLNLLQVRLNDSREFVLSGLGDQRCFRTNHWSLRYHLPDDVTPLDQLDLDQIVTELFVKPDDRWEVSNIADRCKNIAETGLRTALAIEQAYREGKLMPEIPEELLTEV; from the coding sequence GTGCGTCGTGCACTGGTCTTAGTCGTCGATGGTTGGGGAGCCGGTTTTCTCGGCTGCTATGGAAACTCGTGGCTCGATACGCCAGCGCTCGATCAGTGGGCCTGCCAGTCGGTGCTGTTCGAGCAGTGCATCTCGGAATGCCCTGACCCGCTGGTGTTGTATCCACATCTGTTCGGCGGCACCCATCCGCTAGGCTCGCAGGATGAAAGTGGCCTGATGACAGCATTGGCCGACGCCGATGTTCCGGTGCACTTGCTGACCGACGACCCTCGCCTGGCAGTGCTTCGCGATACGACCCGTTTGGCTTCGGTCGAAACCTTCCCGGAAGTCGCCGAAGTCGCGGCCGGCAGCGCGGAAGAAACAACGCTGGCTCGCTTCGCCAGTGTGCTGCTGGATTGGCTCGAAGAACCGGCCCGCGAAGAAGTGATCTGGGCTCACATGCTAGGGATGCTGGGACCATGGGACGCACCGTACAGCTATCGCCAAGACCTGGCCGACGAAGAAGACCCGGCGCCGCCTGAGATCGTGCAGCCCCCTTTCGAACGTGAAAACCGCGAGTTCGATTCCGATCATGTGCTGGGCATCACCCAGGCCTACGCAGGTCAGGTCACGGTCCTCGACATGTTGCTGGGCGAAATCCTGGCCACCATCGAAGAGCTTCCCGCCGACAAGCAGCCGCTGGTGGTGTTGACCTCGACCGGTGGTTATCCGCTGGGACTGCATGGACAAATCGGCCGCGTCGAAGATGGCCCGGTGCGGCTTTATAGCGATACGCTTCACGTGCCTTTGCTGGTGCGTCGACCGGACGCGGTGGAAGGCTTGACGCGCTGTCTGGGAATCGCCCGGCTTGGCGATGTCTTGCCAACGATCGTCGAATCGTTCGGGCTGGAAGTCGCTCCGCAAGATGGTTTGAACCTGCTGCAGGTTCGCCTGAACGATTCGCGCGAGTTCGTTCTTTCAGGCCTGGGCGACCAGCGTTGCTTCCGCACGAATCACTGGAGTCTGCGGTATCACCTGCCTGACGATGTAACGCCGCTTGATCAGTTGGATCTCGATCAAATCGTGACCGAGCTGTTCGTCAAACCGGACGACCGCTGGGAAGTGAGCAACATCGCGGACCGCTGTAAGAACATCGCCGAAACAGGACTGCGGACGGCCTTGGCCATTGAACAGGCCTATCGCGAGGGCAAGCTGATGCCTGAGATCCCGGAAGAATTGCTGACCGAGGTTTAA